Proteins encoded within one genomic window of Panicum virgatum strain AP13 chromosome 1N, P.virgatum_v5, whole genome shotgun sequence:
- the LOC120653304 gene encoding receptor-like protein 35, which translates to MFVTQLQGAIPAELSSLHNVQLVNLAHNRLTGRISSNIGRLLSLKQLNLKFNNLTMEIPTEIGRLVNLNFLDLGFNQFYGTIPGSLGNLSALTTLRIPANELEGRIPTLKNLSSLTVLELGKNKLEGTIPSWLGNISSLEIIDLQRNGIVGHIPESLGSLELLTILSLSANRLSGSVPHGLGNLHALTGLFIDVNELESTLPPSIFNLSSLEILNVQSNNLTGEFPPNIGSMLPKLNDFLIEDNQLQGMLPPSLCNASMLQKIQATNNALSGTIPQCLGNNKDLTVVALAGNWFEGSLGA; encoded by the coding sequence atgttcgttacacaatTGCAAGGGGCGATACCAGCCGAGCTAAGCTCATTGCACAATGTCCAGTTAGTTAATCTTGCCCACAATAGGCTTACTGGAAGAATTTCTTCCAACATTGGAAGACTTCTAAGTCTGAAACAGCTAAACCTTAAATTTAACAACTTGACAATGGAAATTCCAACGGAGATAGGAAGACTTGTCAATCTCAATTTCCTAGATCTAGGTTTCAATCAGTTCTATGGAACCATCCCTGGTTCACTTGGAAACCTCTCAGCGTTGACAACGCTCAGAATCCCCGCCAATGAACTAGAAGGACGTATCCCAACACTGAAAAACCTATCATCTCTCACTGTGCTTGAGTTGGGGAAAAACAAGCTCGAAGGAACCATTCCATCTTGGTTAGGAAACATCTCTTCACTAGAAATTATTGATCTTCAGAGAAATGGTATAGTTGGTCACATCCCAGAATCCTTAGGAAGTCTTGAGCTGCTTACaatcctctctctctcagcCAACAGACTTTCAGGTTCCGTACCTCATGGGCTTGGAAACCTCCATGCCCTCACTGGACTTTTCATAGATGTTAATGAACTAGAAAGCACTTTGCCACCTTCAATATTTAATCTATCTTCTCTTGAAATTCTGAATGTGCAATCCAACAATTTGACTGGAGAGTTTCCACCTAATATAGGCAGCATGCTCCCAAAGCTAAATGATTTTCTTATAGAAGATAATCAACTTCAAGGCATGCTCCCACCATCCTTGTGCAATGCTTCGATGCTTCAAAAAATCCAAGCAACAAACAACGCTTTATCAGGAACAATACCCCAGTGCCTTGGAAATAATAAGGACCTGACCGTAGTGGCGTTAGCAGGAAATTGGTTTGAAGGGTCTCTCGGTGCTTGA